A single Megachile rotundata isolate GNS110a chromosome 9, iyMegRotu1, whole genome shotgun sequence DNA region contains:
- the LOC100881030 gene encoding uncharacterized protein LOC100881030, whose translation MKEQSGINNDKAIILEEGFGNTEGTSVTEPMVERKKKKCNLERFLMYARLLMFFKVIIFVAWLCAHVYRNYRNQTEQEKIIMIDTAKRAEEAYFLEMQNRLQEVQNWQSRL comes from the exons ATGAAGGAACAATCGGGCATTAATAACG ATAAGGCTATCATCTTAGAAGAAGGATTCGGCAACACTGAAGGAACATCCGTCACTGAGCCTATGGTggagagaaaaaagaagaaatgcaACTTGGAAAGATTTTTAATGTACGCAAGACTTCTAATGTTTTTCAAAGTTATAATATTCGTCGCGTGGTTGTGCGCTCACGTATATAGGAATTATCGTAATCAAACCGAACAAGAGAAGATCATAATGATAGACACCGCTAAAAGAGCGGAAGAGGCGTATTTTTTGGAAATGCAAAATCGCTTACAAGAAGTGCAAAATTGGCAAAGCAGATTGTAA